Proteins co-encoded in one Aethina tumida isolate Nest 87 chromosome 7, icAetTumi1.1, whole genome shotgun sequence genomic window:
- the LOC109604809 gene encoding SH3 and multiple ankyrin repeat domains protein 2 isoform X4, whose protein sequence is MEEVDERGGGGGSGPEECLLIKVHVPELNVQKCLQFPRDQLVWDVKQQCLAALPKELKESFNYGLFSPPENGRAGKFLDEERRLGDYSFSGPIGLLELKYKRRVYKMISLDEKQLKSLHTRANLRRFLEYVQNGQVEKVTKMCSKGLDPNYHCPETGETPLTIATAIKKPAKVLIALVNGGAILDYRTKDGSTALHRAVEKQNLEALQTLLELGASPNYKDNKGLTPLYLTITHAVDPKYTELLLHDHATTGAKDAQGWHEVHQACKLGLLQHLEHLLFYGADMNSQNATGNTPLHVCAVNGQESCARTLLFRGANREALNYSNQTPGQVAVIAGNMELSLIIQNYRQDEVVPYREPPRYNPKRRSAALGWLQRSPSASTLALPPSPCPSDRSSAPYSSASSSLSDASSGAPPGLETDTASIVTVLALGVADKSLGDTSDIISDSSGVGTANSDTNCSITMPGATVVCIEAYTSKEEGSVCIRPGDFIEVTGATDDGYLEGIVKNGGNATGLFPAHCVQEVRLRNPNIQTPMMVARDSRQYSNNRVVGRRESTQSSSKHFATQPRTKKYTGLPGEPKTVVLHRGKKGFGFILRGAKATSPLMELTPSEKCPALQYLDDVDPGGVADMSGLKKGDFLIAINDEDVSSASHEHVVDLIRKSGGLVKMTVLSVGAPTTPSSSIPMSKSTILPCKADIPLSRHYATLPRKMNPGGTLTRNSQAPLPPRRDPKTTLSVGRARAKSMVAGLGGEKDETDDITKSSSAESIHQSTPGGTGNSTPVQPRTASIRQRPISSRVTSQELEELFEKQRDDGERGGGQHSSLMTSSRFQDGTQTLSHPGSPAKTRVYASVAEMKRSKNKKSKHHFLPFWGGRELRRDFHSTPDLAQEVAMLNTSASAYSKNHRSIEDISAQLASNRTLPPPNHPPPPPPQQIQLITLSRNSEYDNLTSCDVVNEESVVSSFRPTASAKLYASPEDMKSVGYRSKSLPSNSKAQVRKSQSMRTASSFKPTSTSTPPTKNTTYAQPFRPSRSHSSAGTRRHKKIPCSKSASNVVDLSKSNTPPIPEPDYSCSESEGETDEEKDCSNLATRLSSVQLHPVENSGNSNASGSSSGSSSVPHSFSVEEIQKGRSMLRSSKSYPDDFLKKQNDAGGGVALEDGDNSSSGVSSDQEITGSMNSEYTERLSASIQDNSQTIKNQRPQSGLLSRPAVSLVQLPPPIENETDEKEEFCLPPPPEFGGNASSVEHGPEAVLAPPPQFRYGR, encoded by the exons ATGGAGGAGGTGGACGAACGAGGAGGCGGCGGCGGCAGCGGGCCGGAGGAGTGCCTGCTGATCAAAGTCCACGTGCCCGAGCTCAACGTTCAGAAGTGCCTCCAGTTCCCAAGGGACCAACTCGTATGGGACGTCAAGCAGCAATGTTTGGCCGCCCTGCCCAAG GAATTGAAAGAGAGTTTCAACTACGGCCTATTCAGTCCGCCGGAAAATGGCAGAGCGGGGAAGTTCCTTGATGAGGAGCGCAGATTGGGCGACTATTCCTTCAGCGGGCCCATTGGACTTCTTGAA CTGAAGTACAAACGGAGAGTATACAAAATGATCTCATTGGATGAAAAACAGTTGAAGAGTCTGCACACGAGGGCGAACCTTCGCCGATTTTTGGAGTACGTGCAGAACGGCCAAGTGGAGAAGGTTACAAAGATGTGCTCCAAAGGACTGGACCCCAACTATCACTGCCCGGAGACGGGAG AAACCCCATTGACCATCGCGACCGCCATAAAAAAGCCGGCTAAAGTGCTGATCGCGTTGGTGAACGGCGGCGCCATCCTGGACTACCGAACCAAAGACGGATCGACCGCCCTACACAGGGCGGTCGAAAAACAGAACCTGGAGGCGCTCCAGACGTTGCTGGAGCTGGGCGCCTCCCCCAACTACAAGGACAATAAAGGTCTGACTCCGCTGTATCTCACCATCACCCACGCCGTCGACCCCAAGTACACCGAACTCCTGCTGCACGACCACGCCACCACCGGAGCCAAGGACGCTCAAGGATGGCACGAAGTGCACCAG GCGTGCAAACTGGGTCTACTTCAGCATCTCGAGCATTTGCTTTTCTACGGCGCAGACATGAACAGCCAGAACGCCACTGGCAACACGCCCCTTCACGTCTGCGCAGTAAACGGCCAGGAATCCTGCGCGAGGACCCTGCTCTTCAGGGGCGCCAACCGAGAGGCCCTGAACTACTCGAATCAAACACCAGGTCAGGTGGCTGTCATTGCTGGTAACATGGAACTGTCACTTATCATCCAGAATTATCGTCAGGACGAAGTTG TGCCGTACCGCGAGCCGCCCAGATACAACCCGAAGCGTCGTTCGGCCGCCCTCGGATGGCTGCAGAGGTCGCCCTCGGCCAGCACCCTAGCCCTACCCCCCAGTCCCTGTCCCTCAGACCGGTCCTCGGCCCCTTACAGCTCGGCGAGCAGCAGCCTCAGCGACGCCAGCAGCGGGGCGCCGCCCGGCCTAGAGACCGATACGGCCAGCATCGTCACAG TGCTCGCACTGGGTGTTGCAGACAAAAGTCTCGGCGATACCAGCGACATCATCAGCGACAGTTCCGGAGTCGGTACCGCCAATTCTGACACCAATTGCAGCATCACCATGCCTGGTGCCACCGTCGTATGCATCGAAGCGTACACCAGCAAAGAGGAGGGCAGCGTTTGCATCAGACCCGGCGATTTTATTGAAG TAACTGGTGCAACTGATGATGGGTACCTTGAAGGCATCGTGAAGAATGGCGGAAACGCCACCGGATTGTTCCCAGCACACTGCGTTCAAGAAGTGCGACTAAGAAATCCCAACATACAAACACCCATGATGGTGGCCAGGGACTCCAGACAGTATTCGAACAACAGAGTTGTAGGCCGAAGAGAATCCACCCAATCGAGCTCCAAACATTTCGCAACCCAACCCAGAACCAAAAA ATACACTGGGTTACCCGGTGAGCCGAAGACGGTGGTACTCCATCGCGGCAAAAAAGGCTTCGGCTTCATACTACGCGGAGCCAAAGCAACGTCACCGCTCATGGAACTGACACCATCGGAAAAGTGCCCCGCCCTCCAGTACTTGGACGACGTGGACCCGGGCGGCGTGGCCGACATGAGCGGCCTAAAGAAGGGAGACTTCCTGATCGCCATCAACGACGAGGACGTGTCTTCCGCATCCCACGAGCACGTTGTCGATCTGATCCGTAAATCCGGCGGGTTGGTAAAGATGACTGTGCTGTCGGTGGGCGCACCGACGACACCCAGCTCATCGATACCGATGAGCAAATCGACGATTTTGCCCTGCAAAGCGGACATACCGCTCAGCAGGCACTACGCAACGTTGCCCAGAAAAATGAATCCTGGCGGCACTCTAACGAGGAACAGCCAGGCACCTCTGCCGCCGAGGAGGGACCCCAAGACCACGCTGAGTGTCGGACGGGCCAGGGCCAAGAGCATGGTGGCAGGATTAGGAGGAGAAAAAGATGAGACTGACGACATCACAAAATCCAGTTCCGCCGAGTCAATTCACCAATCGACACCGGGCGGCACCGGAAACTCAACACCGGTACAACCACGCACCGCTTCGATCCGCCAGAGGCCTATTTCGAGCAGGGTCACGTCGCAGGAGTTGGAGGAGTTGTTCGAGAAGCAACGCGACGATGGGGAAAGGGGCGGCGGACAACACAGTTCGCTGATGACCAGCTCTAGGTTCCAGGATGGCACTCAAACCCTGAGTCATCCTGGCTCTCCTGCAAAGACTCGAGTTTACGCCAGCGTGGCCGAGATGAAGAGGAGCAAAAACAAG aAATCCAAACATCACTTCCTGCCCTTTTGGGGAGGACGTGAGCTGCGCAGAGATTTCCACAGCACCCCCGATTTGGCCCAGGAAGTCGCCATGCTCAACACATCAGCTTCAGCCTACTCCAAGAACCATCGCAGCATAGAGGACATCAGTGCCCAACTGGCGAGCAACAGAACATTACCACCTCCGAATCACCCACCGCCACCACCTCCACAACAAATACAACTCATAACGTTGTCCAGGAACTCGGAATATGACAACCTGACCAGCTGCGACGTGGTGAACGAGGAGAGCGTGGTGTCTTCGTTCAGGCCGACGGCCAGCGCCAAGTTGTACGCCTCACCTGAAGATATGAAGTCCGTGGG GTACAGATCGAAGAGTTTGCCTTCGAATTCCAAGGCCCAAGTCAGAAAGAGTCAAAGTATGAGGACGGCGTCTTCGTTCAAGCCCACCAGCACCTCCACGCCTCCAACTAAGAACACGACTTACGCCCAACCGTTCAGACCATCCAGGTCGCACTCATCAGCAG GTACAAGACGACATAAGAAGATACCTTGCAGCAAGTCAGCTTCAAATGTGGTAGATTTGAGCAAATCAAACACTCCACCCATTCCCGAACCGGATTACAGCTGCAGTGAATCAGAGGGTGAAACCGACGAGGAAAAGGATTGCAGCAATTTGGCCACAAGACTTTCCAGCGTACAGTTGCATCCAGTGGAGAACAGCGGAAACAGCAACGCCAG TGGCAGCAGTTCGGGCAGCAGCTCGGTACCTCACAGCTTCAGCGTGGAGGAAATCCAAAAGGGCAGATCTATGTTGCGCTCTTCCAAGTCGTATCCCGACGACTTCCTGAAGAAGCAAAACGATGCGGGCGGCGGCGTCGCCCTAGAAGACGGCGACAACAGTTCCTCCGGCGTGAGCTCCGACCAAGAGATCACCGGCAGCATGAATTCCGAATACACGGAACGACTCAGCGCTTCGATACAAGACAACAGCCAGACTATTAAGAACCAACGACCACAATCAG GCTTGTTGTCGAGACCTGCGGTTTCGTTGGTTCAGTTGCCACCTCCAATTGAGAATGAGACAGATGAAAAGGAAGAGTTCTGCCTTCCACCACCTCCGGAATTTGGAGGCAACGCCAGTAGTGTCGAACATGGACCTGAAGCAGTCCTGGCGCCACCTCCACAATTTAG atacgGCAGATAA